A window of Ictidomys tridecemlineatus isolate mIctTri1 chromosome 15, mIctTri1.hap1, whole genome shotgun sequence contains these coding sequences:
- the Six5 gene encoding homeobox protein SIX5 isoform X2, giving the protein MATLPAEPSAGPAAGGEAVAAATEEEEEEARQLLQTLQAAEGEAAAAAGAGAGEAAAGAEDSGSPGVPGSPPEAAAEPSTGLRFSPEQVACVCEALLQAGHAGRLSRFLGALPPAERLRGSDPVLRARALVAFQRGEYAELYRLLESRPFPAAHHAFLQDLYLRARYQEAERARGRALGAVDKYRLRKKFPLPKTIWDGEETVYCFKERSRAALKACYRGNRYPTPDEKRRLATLTGLSLTQVSNWFKNRRQRDRTGTGGGAPCKSESDGNPTTEDESSRSPEDLERGMAPVAAEAPTQSSIFLAGATPPTPCPASPSILVVPTSQVVTLPQAVGPLQLLAAGPGSPVKVAAAAGPANVHLINSGVGVTALQLPSATAPGNFLLANPVSGSPIVTGVAVQQGKIILTATFPTSMLVSQVLPPAPGLALPVKSETAISVPEGALPVAPSPALPEAHSLSTLSAQQPTPPTVATSAASLPFSPDSGLLPSFQAPPPEGLMLSPAAVPVWPAGLELNTGTEGLLDAEKGLGTQVPHTVLRLPDPDPEGLLLGTTTGAGVDEGLEAEAKVLTQLQSVPVEEPLEL; this is encoded by the exons ATGGCTACCTTGCCTGCCGAGCCGAGCGCGGGGCCGGCGGCCGGTGGGGAGGCGGTGGCGGCGGCAAccgaagaggaggaggaagaagcgCGCCAGCTCCTGCAGACTTTGCAGGCAGCCGAGGgtgaggcggcggcggcggccggggCCGGGGCGGGCGAAGCGGCTGCGGGAGCGGAGGACTCGGGGTCCCCGGGAGTCCCTGGGTCACCCCCGGAGGCCGCCGCCGAACCGTCCACGGGCCTCCGCTTCTCGCCGGAGCAGGTGGCGTGCGTTTGTGAGGCGCTGCTACAGGCGGGCCACGCTGGTCGCTTGAGCCGCTTCCTAGGCGCACTGCCCCCGGCCGAGCGCCTACGTGGCAGCGACCCGGTGTTGCGCGCACGGGCCTTGGTGGCCTTCCAGCGGGGCGAGTACGCCGAACTCTACCGGTTACTGGAGAGCCGCCCCTTCCCTGCCGCCCACCACGCCTTCCTGCAGGACCTTTACCTGCGCGCGCGCTACCAGGAGGCCGAGCGAGCCCGCGGCCGCGCGCTGGGCGCAGTGGACAAATACCGGCTTCGCAAGAAGTTCCCGCTGCCGAAGACCATCTGGGACGGCGAGGAGACCGTCTACTGCTTCAAGGAGCGCTCCCGCGCCGCGCTCAAGGCCTGCTACCGCGGCAACCGCTACCCAACGCCGGACGAGAAGCGTCGCCTTGCCACGCTCACCGGTCTCTCGCTCACGCAGGTCAGCAACTGGTTCAAAAACCGGCGACAGCGCGACCGGACCGGGACCGGCGGCGGCGCGCCCTGCAAGAG CGAGTCTGATGGGAACCCCACTACTGAGGATGAGTCCAGCCGAAGTCCTGAGGACCTGGAGAGAGGGATGGCCCCAGTGGCTGCCGAGGCCCCCACCCAGAGCTCCATCTTCCTGGCAGGGGCCACCCCTCCCACTCCGTGTCCCGCCTCCCCCTCCATCCTG GTGGTGCCTACCTCCCAGGTGGTGACCCTGCCCCAGGCTGTGGGGCCATTGCAGCTGTTGGCAGCTGGACCGGGCAGCCCTGTGAAGGTGGCAGCTGCAGCAGGCCCTGCCAATGTACACCTGATCAACTCCGGGGTGGGCGTGACTGCCTTGCAGCTGCCTTCAGCCACCGCCCCAG GAAACTTCCTCCTGGCCAACCCTGTGTCTGGCAGCCCCATTGTCACAGGTGTGGCCGTGCAGCAGGGCAAGATCATCCTCACAGCCACCTTCCCcaccagcatgctggtctcccaGGTCTTGCCACCGGCCCCCGGCCTGGCCCTGCCCGTGAAGTCAGAGACAGCCATCTCAGTGCCTGAAGGAGCCCTCCCGGTGGCCCCCAGTCCCGCCCTCCCAGAGGCCCACAGCCTGAGCACACTTTCTGCACAGCAGCCAACACCACCCACTGTGGCCACCTCTGCAGCCAGTCTACCCTTCTCCCCGGACTCTGGCctcctgcccagcttccaagCACCCCCGCCAGAGGGTCTGATGCTGTCACCTGCAGCTGTGCCAGTTTGGCCGGCAGGGCTAGAGCTGAACACAGGAACAGAGGGGCTGCTAGATgcagaaaaagggctgggaacacaGGTTCCTCACACCGTGCTGAGGCTGCCAGACCCTGACCCTGAGGGGCTGCTACTGGGGACCACGACGGGGGCTGGAGTTGATGAGGGGCTGGAAGCTGAGGCCAAGGTCCTGACCCAGCTACAGTCGGTGCCTGTGGAAGAGCCCTTGGAACTGTAA
- the Meiosin gene encoding meiosis initiator protein isoform X1, translating into MLGSSRYLCSPEQPRASCLGPNDRNQKKNHSSKLQELALLLPVAPKTGTKKLTKKEILLHVLHYIQYLQRSIDVAKALLKFHTSDGEGGLGGLGRNPAVGPARRKHSTPSSSPCSRKSHLWGACRKPRKKKLTRAPERQTRDQKPRRSLALDKPEKTVTTSPDQKEGNVGGLTTPPRCPDPWCDLKAAFASFQGNGEGGRSQLTLLDIAENIVLGDIASCCCANSAQDGEPDPALEAQRGAEGIHFLSRIHPYSRQKLVFCDSSEEVDKEVPDADPWLPAWTPEGSPHGSPVALGPPQINNWSVTGHSSEILGLSPSLFSSPGKLLPEQILEDGNEYLTQGLFEEVLLEPESRPSACTLEAPQKKSIPLEAPEAPPDSHSLCQSSVSLDHCYLSLSEASKVQSSPSTEESDSESLWGQEEDLQVDPEGLQSSSDEDDDYTWTPTRRASTLPTGGRKSRKGRTSKGPLKPKESKKAPCPTQMKKKCVNGFIMFCRMNRKQYIRACPGTASTAATKELAQLWRVMTPQERRPYCIKARRFSRQHNRIVKQENSSSEDEDWETPKPFYQLLAEKAHSNPDLPPLPPLHPQ; encoded by the exons AAGGAGATTCTGCTTCACGTCCTGCACTACATTCAGTACCTCCAAAGAAGCATCGATGTGGCCAAGGCCTTGCTCAAATTCCACACCAGCGATGGGGAAGGTGGACTTGGGG GGCTGGGTCGGAACCCAGCTGTGGGCCCAGCCAGGCGGAAACACTCAACCCCCTCCAGCTCCCCATGCTCTCGGAAGTCTCATCTTTGGGGGGCCTGCCGGAAACCTCGGAAGAAGAAGCTGACTCGAGCACCAG AACGTCAGACCCGGGACCAGAAACCTCGCCGCTCCCTGGCCCTAGACAAACCTGAGAAGACGGTGACCACGTCCCCAGACCAGAAAGAAGGAAACGTGGGGGGGCTCACCACCCCTCCAAGATGCCCAGACCCCTGGTGTGACCTCAAAGCTGCATTTGCCTCATTTCAAGGCaatggagaaggaggaagatcCCAGCTGACGTTGCTGGATATAGCTGAAAACATCGTCCTTGGTGACATCGCAA GCTGCTGTTGTGCAAACAGTGCCCAGGATGGAGAGCCTGACCCTGCtttggaggcccagagaggggctgAAGGGATCCATTTCCTAAGCAGGATACACCCCTATTCCAG GCAGAAGCTGGTCTTCTGTGATTCCAGTGAGGAGGTGGACAAGGAAGTCCCAGATGCTGACCCGTGGCTTCCTGCCTGGACCCCAGAGGGCAGCCCTCATG GGAGCCCAGTGGCCTTGGGGCCTCCCCAAATCAATAATTGGAGTGTGACAGGCCACTCGAGTGAGATCCTAGGACTAAGTCCTTCCCTCTTCAGCTCCCCGGGAAAATTGCTGCCAGAACAGATCTTGGAGGATGGCAATGAGTACCTGACCCAAG GCCTCTTTGAAGAAGTGCTCTTAGAGCCTGAGTCTCGACCTTCTGCCTGTACCCTTGAGGCACCCCAAAAGAAG AGCATACCTCTAGAGGCTCCTGAAGCGCCCCCTGACTCCCACAGCCTGTGCCAGTCCTCGGTCTCACTGGACCACTGCTACCTCTCTTTGAGTGAGGCCAGCAAGGTGCAGTCCAGCCCCAGCACTGAGGAGAGCGACTCGGAGTCCCTGTGGGGGCAGGAAGAG GACTTGCAGGTTGACCCTGAGGGCTTGCAGTCCTCTAGTGACGAGGATGACGACTATACATGGACCCCCACCCGGAGGGCCTCAACCCTGCCCACAGgtgggaggaagagcaggaagggcCGGACTAGCAAGGGCCCCTTGAAGCCCAAGGAGAGCAAGAAAGCCCCGTGTCCTACCCAGATGAAGAAAAAGTGTGTGAACGGCTTCATCATGTTCTGCAGGATGAACCGGAAGCAGTACATTAG AGCCTGCCCTGGGACTGCATCCACAGCGGCCACCAAGGAACTGGCCCAGCTGTGGCGGGTGATGACCCCGCAGGAGCGGAGACCATACTG CATCAAGGCCCGCAGGTTCAGCCGCCAGCATAACCGCATTGTGAAGCAGGAGAACTCCAGCAGTGAGGACGAGGACTGGGAGACCCCCAAGCCTTTCTACCAGCTGCTGGCGGAGAAGGCACACAGCAACCCAGACCTGCCCCCCCTGCCGCCTCTTCACCCCCAGTGA
- the Meiosin gene encoding meiosis initiator protein isoform X2 encodes MLGSSRYLCSPEQPRASCLGPNDRNQKKNHSSKLQELALLLPVAPKTGTKKLTKKEILLHVLHYIQYLQRSIDVAKALLKFHTSDGEGGLGGLGRNPAVGPARRKHSTPSSSPCSRKSHLWGACRKPRKKKLTRAPERQTRDQKPRRSLALDKPEKTVTTSPDQKEGNVGGLTTPPRCPDPWCDLKAAFASFQGNGEGGRSQLTLLDIAENIVLGDIASCCCANSAQDGEPDPALEAQRGAEGIHFLSRIHPYSRQKLVFCDSSEEVDKEVPDADPWLPAWTPEGSPHGSPVALGPPQINNWSVTGHSSEILGLSPSLFSSPGKLLPEQILEDGNEYLTQGLFEEVLLEPESRPSACTLEAPQKKDLQVDPEGLQSSSDEDDDYTWTPTRRASTLPTGGRKSRKGRTSKGPLKPKESKKAPCPTQMKKKCVNGFIMFCRMNRKQYIRACPGTASTAATKELAQLWRVMTPQERRPYCIKARRFSRQHNRIVKQENSSSEDEDWETPKPFYQLLAEKAHSNPDLPPLPPLHPQ; translated from the exons AAGGAGATTCTGCTTCACGTCCTGCACTACATTCAGTACCTCCAAAGAAGCATCGATGTGGCCAAGGCCTTGCTCAAATTCCACACCAGCGATGGGGAAGGTGGACTTGGGG GGCTGGGTCGGAACCCAGCTGTGGGCCCAGCCAGGCGGAAACACTCAACCCCCTCCAGCTCCCCATGCTCTCGGAAGTCTCATCTTTGGGGGGCCTGCCGGAAACCTCGGAAGAAGAAGCTGACTCGAGCACCAG AACGTCAGACCCGGGACCAGAAACCTCGCCGCTCCCTGGCCCTAGACAAACCTGAGAAGACGGTGACCACGTCCCCAGACCAGAAAGAAGGAAACGTGGGGGGGCTCACCACCCCTCCAAGATGCCCAGACCCCTGGTGTGACCTCAAAGCTGCATTTGCCTCATTTCAAGGCaatggagaaggaggaagatcCCAGCTGACGTTGCTGGATATAGCTGAAAACATCGTCCTTGGTGACATCGCAA GCTGCTGTTGTGCAAACAGTGCCCAGGATGGAGAGCCTGACCCTGCtttggaggcccagagaggggctgAAGGGATCCATTTCCTAAGCAGGATACACCCCTATTCCAG GCAGAAGCTGGTCTTCTGTGATTCCAGTGAGGAGGTGGACAAGGAAGTCCCAGATGCTGACCCGTGGCTTCCTGCCTGGACCCCAGAGGGCAGCCCTCATG GGAGCCCAGTGGCCTTGGGGCCTCCCCAAATCAATAATTGGAGTGTGACAGGCCACTCGAGTGAGATCCTAGGACTAAGTCCTTCCCTCTTCAGCTCCCCGGGAAAATTGCTGCCAGAACAGATCTTGGAGGATGGCAATGAGTACCTGACCCAAG GCCTCTTTGAAGAAGTGCTCTTAGAGCCTGAGTCTCGACCTTCTGCCTGTACCCTTGAGGCACCCCAAAAGAAG GACTTGCAGGTTGACCCTGAGGGCTTGCAGTCCTCTAGTGACGAGGATGACGACTATACATGGACCCCCACCCGGAGGGCCTCAACCCTGCCCACAGgtgggaggaagagcaggaagggcCGGACTAGCAAGGGCCCCTTGAAGCCCAAGGAGAGCAAGAAAGCCCCGTGTCCTACCCAGATGAAGAAAAAGTGTGTGAACGGCTTCATCATGTTCTGCAGGATGAACCGGAAGCAGTACATTAG AGCCTGCCCTGGGACTGCATCCACAGCGGCCACCAAGGAACTGGCCCAGCTGTGGCGGGTGATGACCCCGCAGGAGCGGAGACCATACTG CATCAAGGCCCGCAGGTTCAGCCGCCAGCATAACCGCATTGTGAAGCAGGAGAACTCCAGCAGTGAGGACGAGGACTGGGAGACCCCCAAGCCTTTCTACCAGCTGCTGGCGGAGAAGGCACACAGCAACCCAGACCTGCCCCCCCTGCCGCCTCTTCACCCCCAGTGA
- the Six5 gene encoding homeobox protein SIX5 isoform X1 yields MATLPAEPSAGPAAGGEAVAAATEEEEEEARQLLQTLQAAEGEAAAAAGAGAGEAAAGAEDSGSPGVPGSPPEAAAEPSTGLRFSPEQVACVCEALLQAGHAGRLSRFLGALPPAERLRGSDPVLRARALVAFQRGEYAELYRLLESRPFPAAHHAFLQDLYLRARYQEAERARGRALGAVDKYRLRKKFPLPKTIWDGEETVYCFKERSRAALKACYRGNRYPTPDEKRRLATLTGLSLTQVSNWFKNRRQRDRTGTGGGAPCKSESDGNPTTEDESSRSPEDLERGMAPVAAEAPTQSSIFLAGATPPTPCPASPSILVNGSFLAASSSPAVLLNGSPVIINSLALGEASSLGPLLLTGGGGAPLPQPSPQGTSEAKTSLVMDPQTGEIRLEEAQSEALETKGAQVATSGSAGEDMAGPLPQVVPGPPPAASFPLPPGPVPTVAAPQVVPLSPPPGYPSGLGPNSPLLNLPQVVPTSQVVTLPQAVGPLQLLAAGPGSPVKVAAAAGPANVHLINSGVGVTALQLPSATAPGNFLLANPVSGSPIVTGVAVQQGKIILTATFPTSMLVSQVLPPAPGLALPVKSETAISVPEGALPVAPSPALPEAHSLSTLSAQQPTPPTVATSAASLPFSPDSGLLPSFQAPPPEGLMLSPAAVPVWPAGLELNTGTEGLLDAEKGLGTQVPHTVLRLPDPDPEGLLLGTTTGAGVDEGLEAEAKVLTQLQSVPVEEPLEL; encoded by the exons ATGGCTACCTTGCCTGCCGAGCCGAGCGCGGGGCCGGCGGCCGGTGGGGAGGCGGTGGCGGCGGCAAccgaagaggaggaggaagaagcgCGCCAGCTCCTGCAGACTTTGCAGGCAGCCGAGGgtgaggcggcggcggcggccggggCCGGGGCGGGCGAAGCGGCTGCGGGAGCGGAGGACTCGGGGTCCCCGGGAGTCCCTGGGTCACCCCCGGAGGCCGCCGCCGAACCGTCCACGGGCCTCCGCTTCTCGCCGGAGCAGGTGGCGTGCGTTTGTGAGGCGCTGCTACAGGCGGGCCACGCTGGTCGCTTGAGCCGCTTCCTAGGCGCACTGCCCCCGGCCGAGCGCCTACGTGGCAGCGACCCGGTGTTGCGCGCACGGGCCTTGGTGGCCTTCCAGCGGGGCGAGTACGCCGAACTCTACCGGTTACTGGAGAGCCGCCCCTTCCCTGCCGCCCACCACGCCTTCCTGCAGGACCTTTACCTGCGCGCGCGCTACCAGGAGGCCGAGCGAGCCCGCGGCCGCGCGCTGGGCGCAGTGGACAAATACCGGCTTCGCAAGAAGTTCCCGCTGCCGAAGACCATCTGGGACGGCGAGGAGACCGTCTACTGCTTCAAGGAGCGCTCCCGCGCCGCGCTCAAGGCCTGCTACCGCGGCAACCGCTACCCAACGCCGGACGAGAAGCGTCGCCTTGCCACGCTCACCGGTCTCTCGCTCACGCAGGTCAGCAACTGGTTCAAAAACCGGCGACAGCGCGACCGGACCGGGACCGGCGGCGGCGCGCCCTGCAAGAG CGAGTCTGATGGGAACCCCACTACTGAGGATGAGTCCAGCCGAAGTCCTGAGGACCTGGAGAGAGGGATGGCCCCAGTGGCTGCCGAGGCCCCCACCCAGAGCTCCATCTTCCTGGCAGGGGCCACCCCTCCCACTCCGTGTCCCGCCTCCCCCTCCATCCTGGTAAATGggagcttcctggctgccagCAGCTCCCCAGCAGTTCTCCTCAATGGCAGTCCTGTCATCATCAACAGCCTGGCTCTGGGAGAGGCCTCCAGCCTGGGGCCCCTACTGCTCACAGGAGGAGGGGGTGCCCCTCTACCACAGCCCAGTCCCCAGGGGACCAGTGAGGCCAAGACCTCCCTTGTCATGGACCCTCAGACTGGGGAGATTCGGCTGGAGGAGGCGCAGTCTGAGGCCCTTGAGACCAAAGGAGCCCAGGTGGCTACTTCGGGGTCAGCTGGAGAGGACATGGCAGGGCCCCTGCCCCAAGTGGTACCTGGCCCCCCACCAGCTGCAtccttccctctgcctccagGACCGGTGCCCACTGTGGCTGCCCCCCAGGTGGTGCCACTCTCCCCACCCCCCGGGTACCCCTCGGGCCTGGGACCCAATTCCCCACTATTGAACTTGCCCCAGGTGGTGCCTACCTCCCAGGTGGTGACCCTGCCCCAGGCTGTGGGGCCATTGCAGCTGTTGGCAGCTGGACCGGGCAGCCCTGTGAAGGTGGCAGCTGCAGCAGGCCCTGCCAATGTACACCTGATCAACTCCGGGGTGGGCGTGACTGCCTTGCAGCTGCCTTCAGCCACCGCCCCAG GAAACTTCCTCCTGGCCAACCCTGTGTCTGGCAGCCCCATTGTCACAGGTGTGGCCGTGCAGCAGGGCAAGATCATCCTCACAGCCACCTTCCCcaccagcatgctggtctcccaGGTCTTGCCACCGGCCCCCGGCCTGGCCCTGCCCGTGAAGTCAGAGACAGCCATCTCAGTGCCTGAAGGAGCCCTCCCGGTGGCCCCCAGTCCCGCCCTCCCAGAGGCCCACAGCCTGAGCACACTTTCTGCACAGCAGCCAACACCACCCACTGTGGCCACCTCTGCAGCCAGTCTACCCTTCTCCCCGGACTCTGGCctcctgcccagcttccaagCACCCCCGCCAGAGGGTCTGATGCTGTCACCTGCAGCTGTGCCAGTTTGGCCGGCAGGGCTAGAGCTGAACACAGGAACAGAGGGGCTGCTAGATgcagaaaaagggctgggaacacaGGTTCCTCACACCGTGCTGAGGCTGCCAGACCCTGACCCTGAGGGGCTGCTACTGGGGACCACGACGGGGGCTGGAGTTGATGAGGGGCTGGAAGCTGAGGCCAAGGTCCTGACCCAGCTACAGTCGGTGCCTGTGGAAGAGCCCTTGGAACTGTAA